The Syntrophorhabdales bacterium genome includes a window with the following:
- a CDS encoding amidohydrolase family protein gives MTIIDAHTHVFPADVIDRRDRIASKDDRFSLLYGNPKARMVDETGLAHYMAEQEIDRAVVCGFGFKDRALITACNAYILDVARRNPKVIPFAMVDVKDKAFAIKEAERAIQAGARGIGELAFYETGFGEKERKALDIVADCAQENGLPLMLHVNEQVGHAYHGKTRMDFQELVFFVESHPELVTILSHLGGGICFYEFMPEIREAFARVYYDLAAVPLLYTNEVYRFVTGCMPDKVLFGSDYPLLSYKRYARDMDTLEEGEKEKLVYINARQLFG, from the coding sequence ATGACAATCATCGATGCTCATACGCATGTTTTTCCGGCTGACGTAATAGATAGAAGGGACCGAATTGCGTCAAAAGATGACCGCTTTTCGCTGCTGTACGGAAATCCAAAGGCGAGGATGGTAGACGAGACGGGGCTTGCCCACTACATGGCCGAACAGGAGATTGATCGCGCCGTCGTGTGCGGCTTTGGCTTTAAGGACCGGGCGCTCATCACCGCCTGTAATGCGTATATTCTGGATGTGGCACGACGCAACCCAAAGGTGATCCCCTTTGCAATGGTGGACGTGAAAGACAAAGCGTTTGCCATTAAAGAAGCAGAGCGCGCCATTCAGGCAGGTGCGCGTGGAATAGGAGAGCTGGCTTTCTACGAAACGGGATTCGGTGAAAAGGAGAGAAAAGCGCTGGACATCGTCGCCGACTGCGCTCAGGAGAACGGCCTGCCCCTTATGCTTCACGTGAATGAGCAGGTAGGGCACGCGTATCATGGCAAGACCAGAATGGATTTTCAGGAGCTCGTTTTTTTTGTTGAAAGCCACCCTGAGCTCGTGACTATATTGTCCCATCTCGGTGGCGGTATCTGCTTCTACGAATTCATGCCGGAGATCAGAGAGGCGTTCGCTCGCGTCTATTATGATCTGGCAGCGGTGCCGCTGCTCTACACCAACGAGGTTTACAGGTTTGTCACCGGGTGCATGCCCGATAAGGTGCTTTTCGGATCGGATTATCCTCTGCTCTCCTACAAGAGATACGCGCGGGACATGGATACTCTCGAAGAGGGAGAAAAAGAAAAGCTGGTCTATATCAATGCGAGGCAGTTGTTCGGATGA
- a CDS encoding formyltransferase: MRAAVFAYHEIGYVCLEEVLASGMEVACLFTHKDDPDEEIWFRRPVDLALEHAIPVYDPERLRDGKWTDLLKGVAPDFIFSFYYRYMIPQDILDCARLAALNLHGSLLPKFRGRCPVNWVLIKGEKKTGVTLHVMEVKPDAGDIVAQREVDITFEDTAHSLFLKLASAARTLMKEILPQLLSGEVPRAPQTGASSYFGGRRPEDGLVDWSANAHTVYNLIRAVTHPYPGAFTFVDEKKLFIWKAEPMDIPSAVPAGTVISLRPFVVAASQGALRLVSVQLEGEPESTAEEFVDTHKLKLEGKHLGGTL, from the coding sequence GTGAGAGCGGCTGTCTTCGCGTATCACGAGATAGGTTATGTATGCCTCGAGGAAGTACTGGCCTCCGGCATGGAAGTGGCGTGCCTTTTCACCCACAAAGATGATCCCGACGAGGAAATATGGTTCAGAAGGCCCGTGGATTTGGCCCTGGAGCATGCCATTCCCGTGTATGATCCGGAAAGGCTGCGGGACGGGAAGTGGACAGATCTGCTCAAGGGCGTCGCACCAGACTTCATCTTTTCTTTCTACTATCGCTACATGATACCTCAGGATATCCTGGATTGCGCAAGACTTGCCGCGCTCAATCTTCATGGTTCGCTGTTGCCGAAGTTTCGCGGTCGCTGTCCTGTGAACTGGGTACTGATAAAAGGCGAGAAAAAAACCGGGGTCACCCTCCATGTGATGGAGGTGAAACCGGATGCAGGCGATATTGTGGCGCAGAGAGAAGTGGACATTACTTTCGAGGACACTGCCCACAGCCTGTTCCTCAAGTTAGCCTCTGCTGCGCGCACGCTGATGAAAGAGATACTGCCGCAACTCCTCTCAGGCGAAGTCCCGCGAGCGCCGCAGACCGGGGCCTCCTCCTATTTCGGCGGGAGAAGGCCTGAGGATGGGCTTGTCGATTGGTCCGCGAATGCACATACCGTGTATAATCTCATCAGGGCCGTCACACACCCGTATCCGGGAGCCTTCACATTTGTGGATGAAAAGAAACTGTTTATCTGGAAAGCCGAACCAATGGATATCCCATCGGCTGTACCGGCTGGTACCGTAATCTCGTTACGTCCCTTTGTGGTGGCTGCCAGCCAGGGGGCACTCCGTCTTGTTTCGGTGCAGCTCGAGGGCGAGCCTGAGAGCACAGCAGAAGAATTCGTCGATACCCACAAGCTGAAGCTGGAGGGTAAACATCTAGGAGGTACGTTGTGA
- a CDS encoding ARMT1-like domain-containing protein: MKAKERCYACLRDLARQTVSLSGADGALIERSFDLIDRLCTPDTNPTAVSNQLLKFIRAETGVSDPFAAKKALELSQARKAAAEFQCLVNEGLEGVLKYSCLGNSHDYFGGAYNVADFRFVADIESIRGAVVSSGSRALLFGDNVGDFFFDLPLIRLLENAGKFVYYAVKEGPAQNDLSMTDVAMYRLCDLFPNIISTGADEVGITRERMSQTVNDLWESDAVVIAKGMGNYESISEFHGGRRVIYILKVKCKTVAEALGRDVGEHTSFVGGVNGW, from the coding sequence ATGAAAGCAAAAGAACGATGTTATGCCTGCCTGCGAGACCTTGCCCGGCAGACCGTGAGTCTTTCAGGTGCTGATGGTGCGCTGATTGAGCGGTCATTTGACTTGATCGACCGGCTTTGTACTCCTGACACAAATCCGACCGCGGTATCAAACCAACTCCTCAAGTTCATAAGGGCCGAGACAGGTGTGTCGGATCCTTTTGCGGCGAAGAAGGCCCTGGAATTGAGCCAAGCCAGGAAAGCGGCCGCGGAGTTTCAATGCCTTGTCAATGAGGGTCTGGAGGGCGTATTGAAATATTCCTGCCTGGGCAATTCCCACGATTATTTCGGCGGTGCATACAACGTAGCGGATTTCCGCTTTGTAGCCGATATCGAAAGCATCCGCGGAGCAGTTGTGAGCTCTGGTAGCAGGGCGTTACTCTTTGGCGATAACGTAGGCGATTTCTTCTTTGATCTGCCGTTGATCCGCTTGCTGGAGAACGCCGGAAAGTTTGTCTATTATGCGGTCAAGGAGGGACCGGCTCAGAATGACCTGTCAATGACTGACGTCGCAATGTACCGCCTGTGCGATCTTTTTCCGAATATAATCTCCACCGGTGCCGATGAAGTCGGCATAACACGAGAGCGCATGTCTCAGACCGTCAACGATCTGTGGGAGAGCGATGCAGTGGTTATTGCAAAAGGCATGGGCAATTATGAGTCCATCTCGGAATTCCACGGCGGCAGGCGTGTGATATATATTCTTAAGGTGAAATGCAAGACTGTTGCTGAAGCGCTCGGCCGTGATGTGGGCGAGCATACTTCCTTTGTGGGGGGTGTCAATGGCTGGTAA
- a CDS encoding DnaJ C-terminal domain-containing protein — MAGKKDYYEILGVQKSATEDDIKKAYRKLAMKYHPDRNPGNKQAEEHFKEINEAYAVLSDAEKRKQYDTYGMSGFQQRYSQEDIYRGFNIGDLFKDLGFGNKDLFSIIFGGRQAGREQGRGGRRGFDFNPEDFAARQQRPAGDLDLNYELEIPFMDAIRGSEKRLSFSGPQGTEEIKVKIPKGINSGQRLRLQGKGSKDPYTGRAGDLYVTVKVGEHPVFKRVGNDLYVTKEITFSDAALGGSVEVPTIDGAKQIRVPPGVKASTKVRMKGLGVSQAGMAPGDQYVEIAIDVPKRLTDRQKSLLEELKKEGL, encoded by the coding sequence ATGGCTGGTAAAAAAGATTATTACGAAATTCTCGGGGTGCAGAAGAGCGCGACTGAAGACGACATCAAAAAGGCTTACAGAAAGCTTGCAATGAAATATCACCCTGACCGGAACCCCGGCAACAAACAAGCCGAGGAGCATTTCAAGGAGATCAACGAAGCGTACGCGGTGCTCAGCGATGCGGAGAAGAGAAAACAGTACGATACCTATGGCATGAGCGGTTTTCAGCAGAGGTACTCCCAGGAAGACATATACCGCGGTTTCAATATTGGTGATCTTTTCAAGGACCTTGGTTTTGGCAACAAGGATCTGTTCAGCATCATTTTCGGTGGCAGGCAAGCTGGAAGAGAGCAGGGCAGAGGAGGCAGGCGGGGGTTTGACTTTAATCCGGAGGATTTTGCAGCGAGGCAGCAGAGGCCTGCCGGAGATCTCGATCTCAACTATGAACTGGAAATTCCCTTCATGGATGCTATCAGGGGATCGGAAAAGAGGCTCTCCTTCAGCGGGCCTCAAGGAACAGAGGAGATCAAGGTCAAAATACCCAAAGGCATCAATTCAGGCCAGCGCTTACGACTCCAGGGAAAAGGCAGCAAGGACCCCTACACAGGAAGAGCAGGAGACCTGTACGTAACGGTCAAAGTGGGGGAGCATCCGGTCTTCAAAAGAGTGGGCAATGATCTCTATGTTACCAAGGAGATAACGTTCAGCGACGCCGCACTGGGTGGCAGCGTGGAGGTGCCGACTATTGACGGAGCCAAGCAGATAAGGGTTCCCCCCGGGGTCAAGGCTTCCACCAAAGTTCGGATGAAGGGCCTTGGCGTATCGCAGGCTGGTATGGCACCAGGAGACCAGTACGTGGAGATTGCAATTGACGTTCCCAAGCGTCTCACTGACCGGCAAAAGTCGCTGCTGGAAGAACTGAAGAAAGAAGGGCTGTAG
- a CDS encoding bifunctional UDP-4-keto-pentose/UDP-xylose synthase yields MKVLILGINGFIGNALSERILGETDWELYGMDIRQDKLEKCHGQKCFHFVEGDISINKEWIEYHIKKCDVVLPLVAIATPATYVKEPLKVFELDFEQNLQIVRLCVKYGKRLIFPSTSEVYGMCPDKEFDEDKSPLVTGPIPMQRWIYSASKQLLDRVIWAYGFQKGLKFTCFRPFNWIGPKLDDLTLEPEKEGSSRVVTQFISSLFRGDTIKLVDGGMQKRCFTYVDDGIACLMQIIENKNGMCDAQIFNIGNPKNEATVKELAHKLKELFVKHPATKQYKKYSEIVEVSSGEFYGKGYQDIDFRVPSIRKAREIIGWEPKVDLDTALRKTIEYYLESNTKIEE; encoded by the coding sequence GTGAAGGTACTTATATTAGGCATCAATGGCTTCATCGGTAACGCCCTGTCCGAAAGGATTCTCGGCGAAACGGACTGGGAACTGTACGGCATGGATATCCGGCAGGACAAGCTGGAGAAATGTCACGGCCAGAAGTGTTTCCATTTTGTTGAGGGAGACATTTCCATAAACAAGGAGTGGATCGAATACCACATTAAGAAATGTGACGTGGTGCTGCCGCTCGTGGCTATTGCTACGCCCGCGACCTACGTAAAAGAGCCGCTCAAAGTATTCGAGCTCGATTTTGAGCAGAACCTGCAGATCGTGAGACTGTGCGTGAAGTACGGAAAGAGGTTGATATTTCCCTCTACCTCGGAAGTGTACGGCATGTGCCCCGACAAAGAGTTTGACGAGGATAAGAGCCCGTTGGTAACAGGACCCATACCGATGCAGCGATGGATCTACAGTGCGTCCAAGCAGCTGCTGGACAGGGTCATCTGGGCCTATGGCTTCCAGAAAGGACTTAAATTCACCTGCTTCCGTCCCTTCAACTGGATTGGCCCGAAACTGGATGATCTGACCCTTGAGCCGGAGAAGGAGGGAAGCTCCAGGGTGGTTACGCAGTTCATATCGAGCCTCTTCCGGGGGGACACTATCAAGTTGGTTGACGGCGGCATGCAGAAGCGCTGCTTCACCTATGTTGACGACGGGATAGCCTGTCTGATGCAGATTATAGAAAACAAGAACGGCATGTGCGATGCGCAGATATTCAACATAGGCAACCCGAAGAATGAGGCGACGGTTAAGGAGCTTGCGCATAAGTTGAAAGAACTGTTCGTGAAGCATCCGGCCACGAAGCAGTACAAGAAGTATTCTGAGATCGTCGAAGTCTCATCCGGCGAATTTTACGGTAAAGGATATCAGGATATAGATTTCAGGGTTCCTTCTATCCGCAAGGCGCGGGAGATCATCGGGTGGGAGCCCAAGGTTGATCTTGATACTGCGCTCAGGAAGACGATCGAGTATTATCTCGAATCCAATACAAAAATCGAGGAGTAA
- the groL gene encoding chaperonin GroEL (60 kDa chaperone family; promotes refolding of misfolded polypeptides especially under stressful conditions; forms two stacked rings of heptamers to form a barrel-shaped 14mer; ends can be capped by GroES; misfolded proteins enter the barrel where they are refolded when GroES binds), with product MAKEIMYDQKAREALLKGVNTLADAVKVTLGPKGRNVILEKTFGSPSVTKDGVTVAKEIELEDKFENMGAQMVKEVASKTSDVAGDGTTTATVLAQAIYREGAKLVAAGHNPMELKRGIEKAVETVVDELKKLSKPTKDQKEIAQVGTISANNDETIGNIIAEAMGKVGKEGVITVEEAKAIETSLEIVEGMQFDKGYISPYFVTNPEKMEAVLDEPLILINEKKISTMKDLLPVLEQVAKMGRSLLIISEDVEGEALATLVVNKLRGTLKVAGVKAPGFGERRKAMLEDIAILTGGQMISEELGIKLETIGMKDLGSAKRIVIDKDNTTIVDGAGDKKEIEARVKQIRTQIEETTSDYDREKLQERLAKLVGGVAVINVGAATESEMKEKKARVEDALNATKAAVEEGVIPGGGVGFIRSLTKLDKMKLEGEQQFGIKIVAKSLEEPIRWIANNAGYDGSIVIEKVKTGKGNYGFDASKEVYVDDMMEAGIIDPTKVARTALQNAASVASLLLTTDAMIAEKPKEKAPFPPMPPGGGMGDMY from the coding sequence ATGGCTAAGGAAATAATGTACGATCAGAAAGCGAGGGAAGCACTTCTCAAGGGCGTCAACACGCTCGCCGATGCGGTGAAGGTAACCCTCGGCCCAAAAGGCAGGAACGTAATTCTGGAGAAGACCTTCGGGTCTCCATCCGTTACAAAAGACGGCGTAACAGTGGCCAAGGAGATCGAGTTAGAGGACAAGTTCGAGAACATGGGCGCGCAGATGGTAAAAGAGGTTGCGAGCAAGACCTCTGACGTTGCCGGCGACGGCACGACCACAGCCACAGTTCTGGCGCAGGCAATTTACAGGGAAGGCGCCAAGCTGGTCGCTGCAGGCCATAATCCTATGGAGCTGAAAAGAGGCATTGAGAAGGCAGTAGAGACGGTCGTCGACGAACTGAAGAAGCTTTCCAAACCGACCAAAGATCAGAAAGAGATCGCCCAGGTCGGCACTATCTCCGCGAACAACGATGAGACCATCGGCAACATCATAGCCGAAGCAATGGGTAAAGTGGGCAAAGAAGGCGTTATCACCGTCGAAGAGGCAAAAGCAATTGAGACAAGCCTGGAGATCGTCGAGGGTATGCAGTTCGACAAAGGATACATTTCTCCCTACTTCGTGACGAACCCTGAGAAGATGGAGGCCGTCCTGGACGAGCCGCTCATTCTCATTAACGAGAAGAAGATAAGCACGATGAAAGATCTGCTTCCGGTTCTGGAGCAGGTGGCCAAGATGGGCAGATCTCTTTTGATCATATCGGAAGATGTCGAGGGTGAGGCGCTTGCCACGCTCGTTGTCAACAAGCTGAGAGGCACCCTGAAGGTCGCCGGAGTGAAGGCACCTGGCTTTGGCGAAAGAAGAAAGGCAATGCTTGAGGATATCGCAATCCTTACCGGCGGCCAGATGATTTCCGAAGAACTGGGAATCAAGCTTGAGACCATCGGCATGAAGGATCTCGGCTCTGCAAAGAGGATAGTCATTGACAAAGACAACACGACGATCGTTGACGGCGCAGGCGACAAGAAAGAGATCGAAGCGCGCGTGAAACAGATAAGGACCCAGATCGAAGAGACGACCTCTGATTACGACAGAGAGAAGCTCCAGGAGAGACTGGCGAAACTCGTGGGCGGCGTGGCTGTGATCAATGTTGGAGCCGCGACAGAATCCGAAATGAAAGAGAAGAAGGCTCGCGTCGAGGACGCGCTCAATGCGACCAAGGCTGCAGTGGAAGAGGGTGTCATTCCCGGCGGCGGCGTTGGCTTTATTCGCTCCCTGACAAAACTGGACAAAATGAAGCTGGAAGGCGAGCAGCAGTTTGGTATCAAGATCGTGGCGAAGTCCCTGGAAGAGCCTATCCGGTGGATTGCCAACAACGCAGGGTACGATGGCTCTATCGTCATCGAGAAGGTGAAAACAGGCAAAGGCAACTACGGCTTTGACGCATCTAAAGAGGTATACGTGGACGACATGATGGAAGCCGGCATTATCGATCCGACAAAGGTCGCCCGGACTGCGCTCCAGAATGCAGCCTCAGTCGCATCACTTCTCCTGACCACCGATGCGATGATCGCTGAGAAACCGAAGGAAAAAGCACCCTTCCCGCCTATGCCGCCTGGTGGTGGAATGGGGGATATGTATTAA
- the groES gene encoding co-chaperone GroES has translation MKIKPLQDRIVIKRIEEEEKTKGGIIIPDSAKEKPQEGRVVAVGDGKTLESGQKAPLTVKPGDKILFGKYSGTEIKIDGEEHLILREDDVLAIVQD, from the coding sequence ATGAAGATCAAACCATTACAGGACAGGATCGTCATTAAGAGGATCGAGGAAGAGGAGAAGACAAAGGGCGGTATTATCATTCCCGACTCGGCCAAAGAGAAGCCTCAGGAAGGTCGTGTCGTTGCCGTAGGAGACGGTAAGACACTGGAAAGCGGCCAGAAAGCTCCATTGACAGTGAAACCGGGCGACAAGATCCTCTTTGGCAAGTATTCCGGGACCGAGATCAAAATTGACGGCGAGGAGCATCTCATCCTGCGGGAAGATGACGTTCTTGCTATTGTTCAAGACTAA
- a CDS encoding zinc ribbon domain-containing protein: protein MPIYEYYCDKCKKVSSFLLLRASEEIEPYCKACNTRDVRRILSRVSVLKSEESRMESLLDPSKLSDLDENDPRSVEKIMKRMGRELGDEMGEGFEQEMEEALSGAESSSQEDL from the coding sequence ATGCCTATCTACGAATACTACTGTGACAAATGCAAAAAGGTTTCCTCCTTTTTGCTCCTGCGGGCATCAGAAGAGATCGAGCCTTACTGCAAGGCCTGCAACACAAGAGATGTCCGGCGCATTCTCTCCCGCGTCTCCGTGTTGAAGAGTGAGGAGAGCAGGATGGAAAGCCTGCTCGATCCGAGCAAGTTATCCGACCTGGACGAGAACGACCCGAGGAGCGTGGAGAAGATAATGAAACGCATGGGCCGGGAGCTTGGCGATGAAATGGGGGAAGGCTTCGAACAAGAGATGGAAGAAGCTCTCTCGGGCGCGGAATCTAGCTCGCAAGAAGATCTCTGA
- a CDS encoding C40 family peptidase, with protein sequence MRSQRLTLLTLLGMLGAMTLLAGCAPKKVRIYEGPVEPSQKGEAIVQYASGLIGKPYRIGAKGPEAFDCSGFVYYVYKRYNITIPYTTDELVRTGYEVSRENVLTGDLVVFTIKKNYHIGIMMNHREFIHASTSRGVTVGSLDLPYWRKGLSHFRRVM encoded by the coding sequence GTGAGAAGCCAAAGGCTTACGCTTCTGACCCTTCTTGGCATGCTTGGCGCGATGACGCTCCTGGCGGGGTGCGCACCGAAAAAGGTACGCATTTATGAGGGACCCGTCGAGCCTTCTCAGAAGGGTGAAGCCATAGTGCAGTACGCCAGCGGTCTGATAGGAAAGCCCTACAGAATAGGTGCCAAGGGCCCCGAGGCATTCGATTGCAGCGGGTTTGTGTACTACGTGTATAAACGCTACAACATCACCATACCGTATACCACTGACGAACTGGTCCGAACAGGCTATGAGGTGTCCAGGGAAAATGTGCTGACAGGCGACCTCGTTGTCTTCACCATCAAGAAGAACTACCACATCGGCATCATGATGAACCACCGGGAGTTCATTCACGCCTCCACCTCGAGAGGCGTTACCGTTGGGAGCCTCGATTTGCCTTATTGGCGAAAAGGTCTCTCGCATTTTAGGCGGGTTATGTGA
- a CDS encoding HAD-IB family phosphatase has protein sequence MYGFFELFDAITKIMPLKVVFLDCDGTLTTVKSSWEYLHRRLGLWDDNADEFQRLFREGKIDYNEFCKRDALLWKGLSVERVMAVIREIAYHEGAHDLVGWLHARGIFSVILSTGLSLLVERVKVELGIGRALSNVLVARDGLLTGEINIHVQHDSKGHWVKRILGELGVERSEAAAIGDGEGDRGMFESVGLAIGYNLRPDLLSLVDHVVYNGSLAAATEVLSLHS, from the coding sequence ATGTATGGATTTTTTGAGTTGTTTGATGCTATAACCAAAATAATGCCGCTGAAGGTCGTTTTTCTTGACTGCGACGGGACACTCACCACGGTCAAAAGTAGCTGGGAATACCTCCATCGAAGACTCGGCCTGTGGGACGACAACGCCGATGAGTTCCAGCGCCTCTTCAGGGAAGGAAAGATAGATTACAACGAATTCTGCAAGAGAGACGCGCTTCTCTGGAAGGGTCTTTCGGTGGAGCGCGTCATGGCAGTGATACGTGAAATAGCCTACCACGAAGGCGCGCACGATCTGGTCGGGTGGCTTCACGCCAGGGGCATCTTCTCAGTGATTCTATCGACGGGCCTTTCTCTCCTGGTAGAGCGGGTAAAGGTTGAGTTGGGGATCGGACGGGCCCTCTCCAATGTACTCGTGGCGCGTGATGGCCTGCTTACCGGGGAAATCAACATTCACGTGCAGCATGATAGCAAGGGGCACTGGGTGAAGCGGATATTGGGAGAACTGGGCGTTGAACGTTCGGAGGCTGCAGCAATTGGTGATGGCGAAGGGGACCGGGGCATGTTCGAGTCAGTCGGTCTCGCGATTGGCTACAACCTTCGTCCGGATCTGCTATCCCTGGTGGACCATGTTGTCTACAACGGCTCGCTTGCAGCCGCGACCGAAGTGCTGAGTTTGCACTCGTGA
- a CDS encoding class I SAM-dependent methyltransferase, with product MTDWDKRYQEGFYSGPLQPHQLVRRFWSMVPEGRPVLDIAMGTGRDLFLFAEKGCFCCGLDRSWEGIRMALREAAERGVEIFPIYGDAYRLPFKKGSAGAVLVFDFLIREMMGDLPSLLSPGGILLYETFLKHQNNVDGPHNPDYLLHDGELIGYFRGLDLLFYEEGVYLFNGRKRAVARYVGRKR from the coding sequence ATGACGGACTGGGATAAGAGGTATCAGGAAGGTTTCTACTCGGGCCCACTGCAGCCCCATCAGCTCGTAAGACGATTCTGGAGCATGGTACCAGAGGGACGTCCTGTACTTGACATTGCGATGGGCACGGGAAGGGATCTGTTCCTCTTCGCTGAGAAGGGTTGTTTCTGCTGCGGGCTCGATCGTTCCTGGGAGGGAATAAGAATGGCGCTCCGGGAGGCCGCAGAACGCGGCGTGGAGATCTTTCCAATATACGGCGACGCGTACCGGCTTCCCTTCAAGAAAGGGTCCGCGGGCGCCGTACTTGTGTTCGACTTTCTCATACGGGAGATGATGGGTGATCTCCCTTCCTTGCTTAGCCCCGGCGGCATTCTGCTGTACGAAACGTTTCTGAAGCATCAGAACAACGTCGACGGGCCACACAATCCTGACTATCTGCTGCATGACGGCGAACTTATCGGCTACTTCAGAGGGCTTGATCTCTTGTTTTATGAGGAGGGCGTTTACCTCTTCAACGGAAGGAAGCGGGCTGTAGCCAGATATGTAGGGAGGAAACGATGA
- a CDS encoding L-threonylcarbamoyladenylate synthase, with product MIVEWDPSRPKRKVTDAILGALQNGEIIAYPTDTFYGLGCDLFNVKAIRRLYEIRGLNEKRPLSVIFKDFKEVSIYAVMSDFAFRVLKVSLPGPYTFILQARRIIPRLMMSGKKEVGVRMPNHPVPMALARLLERPLINTSAKSQTLGLLTDPKEIDRYLKGSVALVIDGGLIPGEPSTVVSLVDDEVKVLREGKGPIRDLLAS from the coding sequence ATGATTGTCGAATGGGACCCTTCGAGGCCCAAAAGAAAGGTAACCGATGCCATACTGGGGGCGTTGCAGAACGGTGAGATCATTGCCTACCCGACAGATACCTTTTACGGGCTTGGCTGCGACCTGTTCAACGTGAAGGCCATCAGGCGCCTCTATGAAATTCGGGGATTAAACGAGAAGAGACCTCTCAGTGTCATTTTCAAGGACTTCAAAGAGGTCAGCATTTACGCAGTGATGAGTGATTTCGCCTTTCGCGTGCTCAAGGTCTCTCTTCCCGGTCCCTACACCTTCATTCTCCAGGCCCGGAGGATCATACCGCGTCTCATGATGTCAGGTAAAAAAGAGGTCGGCGTAAGAATGCCGAACCATCCTGTGCCGATGGCGCTTGCGCGTCTTCTCGAGCGGCCGCTTATCAATACCAGCGCCAAAAGCCAGACCCTCGGGTTGCTGACCGATCCCAAGGAGATCGACCGTTACCTGAAGGGCTCCGTCGCCCTTGTCATTGATGGCGGCCTTATTCCGGGCGAGCCATCGACCGTCGTAAGTCTCGTGGATGATGAGGTGAAAGTGCTTCGAGAAGGAAAAGGGCCGATCAGAGATCTTCTTGCGAGCTAG
- a CDS encoding polysaccharide deacetylase family protein: MTRIIGLKVDVDTCEGMKRGVPKLAALFKKHGVRASFFVPMGKDHTGWTAKRVFTRRGFMSKAGRVGVVSTYGVKTLMYGLLLPGPNIALKNAPLLRSLAEEGHDVGIHGLDHVYWHDHIKGMSGDNTRNILTEAVSTYRRIMGSDPHSFAAPGWMINQHALAFFEENGFTYSSDVRGKTIFLPKLAGRTFKLPQVPTTLPTLDEAVGLKGSDQESLARFFVSSLTDGINILTVHAELEGKNWAGFLESVLTETKARGFRYERLDEIVAAVQTEGPLPVHEIGFGFVEGRAGEVALEKF, from the coding sequence ATGACCCGCATCATTGGCCTGAAAGTTGATGTGGATACCTGCGAGGGGATGAAGCGCGGGGTTCCGAAGCTCGCCGCACTCTTTAAAAAGCATGGGGTGCGGGCGAGTTTTTTTGTGCCGATGGGCAAAGATCACACAGGCTGGACCGCAAAGCGGGTTTTCACAAGACGAGGCTTCATGTCCAAGGCAGGCCGCGTGGGCGTTGTGAGTACCTATGGCGTTAAAACGCTCATGTACGGGCTTCTTCTGCCGGGACCAAACATAGCACTCAAGAACGCTCCCTTGCTTCGTTCCCTGGCGGAAGAAGGTCATGATGTGGGCATTCACGGGCTGGACCATGTCTACTGGCATGACCACATCAAGGGAATGAGTGGGGACAATACGAGAAATATACTGACAGAGGCTGTATCTACGTACCGGCGGATCATGGGAAGTGATCCACACTCTTTTGCGGCGCCCGGGTGGATGATCAATCAGCATGCGCTGGCTTTCTTTGAGGAGAACGGGTTTACATACAGCAGCGATGTCAGAGGGAAGACGATTTTTCTGCCAAAGCTTGCAGGAAGGACGTTCAAGCTTCCTCAGGTTCCCACTACTCTTCCGACCCTGGATGAGGCTGTGGGTCTGAAAGGAAGCGACCAGGAGAGCCTTGCGCGCTTCTTCGTCAGTTCCCTCACTGACGGAATAAACATCCTTACGGTGCACGCCGAACTGGAGGGCAAAAACTGGGCAGGATTCCTGGAATCGGTTCTCACTGAAACGAAGGCTCGCGGATTCAGGTACGAGCGACTGGATGAGATTGTAGCGGCTGTCCAGACTGAAGGTCCATTGCCTGTGCACGAGATTGGATTCGGTTTTGTCGAGGGCAGGGCAGGGGAAGTAGCCCTTGAGAAATTCTAA